The following is a genomic window from Stenotrophomonas maltophilia.
CATTCACCGGGTTGATCCGGCAACCGCACGGCATCGTGCTGGTCACCGGGCCGACCGGCAGCGGCAAGACCACCTCGCTGTACGCCGCGCTGGGCCAGCTAGACAGCAGCACCAGCAACATCCTCACCGTAGAAGACCCGGTGGAGTACGACTTCGCCGGTATCGGCCAGATCCAGGTCAATGCGCGTATCGGCATGAGCTTCGGCGCCGCGCTGCGCGCAATCCTGCGCCAGGACCCGGACACCATCATGATCGGCGAGATCCGTGACCTGGAAACCGCGCAGATTGCGGTGCAGTCATCGCTGACCGGCCATGGCGTGCTGGCGTCGCTGCATACCAACGATGCAATCTCGGCGGTAACCCGTCTGGCCGACATGGGGGTGGAGCCGTTCCTGCTGGCCTCTTCATTGCGTGGCGTGCTGGCGCAGCGGCTGGTGCGGCGGCTGTGCGTGCAGTGCCGGCGTGCCGAGGTGGATGACGAGGGCCGCACGGTGTGGCGTGCGGTGGGCTGTTCGGCGTGTGCCAACAGTGGCTATCGCGGCCGCACCGGCATCCACGAACTGTTCGTGGTGGATGAGCGTGTGCGTGCGTTGATCCATGAAGGGCAGGGCGAGCCCGCGCTGCGCGAGGCGGCGCGGCGTGCCGGCATGCGCAATCTGCGCGAGGACGGCCAGCGCTGGGTTGACAGCGGGGTGACCACGCTGGAAGAAATCCTGCGCGTCACCGGCGACGGCTGAGGCGGCCATGGCACTGTTCGACTATCAGGCGGCCAACGCACAGGGGCGCATCGAGAAGGGGCAACTGGATGCCGACAGCCCGCGCGGCGCTCGCCAGCTGCTGCGCGGGCGTGGACTGACGCCGGTACAGGTGAGTGCGGCACGCGGTGCCGGTGCCGGCTGGGGCGCGCGACGGCTGTCTGCCAGCGAGCTGGCCTGGGCCACGCGTCAGCTGGCCAGCCTGCTGGCGGCGAGCCTGCCCCTGGAAGCGGCGTTGAGTGCGGTGATCGAACAGGCCGAACGCCCGCATGTTTCCCAGGCGCTCACCGCTGTGCGCGCCGACGTGCGTGCAGGTCAGCGTTTGACGGTAGCACTGGCGGCGCGCCCACGCGACTTCCCACCGATCTATCGGGCACTGGTGGGTGCGGGCGAAGACTCCGGCGACCTCGCGCGCGTGATGGAGCGCCTGGCTGACTACATCGAAGAGCGCAACGCGCTGCAGGCCAAGGTGCTGACCGCCTTCATCTACCCGGCGGCGATCAGCCTGGTGTCGGTGGCCATCGTGATCTTCCTGCTCAGCTACGTGGTGCCACAGGTTGTGACCGCGTTCGTGCAGGCGCGGCAGACGCTGCCCATGCTGACCCAGGTGATGCTGGCGGCCAGTGCATTCGTACGCAGCTGGGGCGTGTGGATGGGGTTGGGCCTTGCCGCGTTGGTGGTGGCGTGGCGGCTGGCGCTGCGCCGGCCCGAGCTGCGCCTGCGCTGGGATGCGCTGCTGCTGAGGGTGCCGATGATCGGGCGCTTCGTGCTGGGCGTGAACAGTGCGCGCTTTGCCTCGACGCTGGCGATCCTGCTCGATGCCGGTGTGCCGTTGCTGCGTGCGCTGGAGGCGGCACGGCAGACACTTGGCAATGCATTGCTGGCGCGCTGCGCCGATGACGTGTCCGCGCGGGTGCGCGAAGGCGCGGCACTGGGCGCGGCGTTGAAGGTGCAGAAGGTGTATCCGCCGATCCTGGTGCATCTGGTGGCCAGTGGCGAGAAGACCGGCGCGCTGGCATCGCTGCTGGATCGCGCCGCACAGACCATCTCGCGCGAGATCGAACGCCGTGCGATGGCACTGACCGCGTTGCTGGAGCCGACCATGATTCTGGTGATGGGCGGCGTGGTGCTGACCATCGTGCTGGCGGTGCTGATGCCGATCATGGAAATGAACCAGCTGGTGCAATGATGCGCAGATGGCGTCAAAGGCCTGCGCTTCGCGCGCGAGTCGACCAACAGTCGGCTCTACACAGTCGACGCGGGACGCTACCCGTCACGACAGTCACGGTTGGCATGTCGCCACGCTTTCGATTCTCCACACAAAGCTCCACACCTTTTTCCGGTCCTCCACAGGTTTCTTAAGCGGCCTGTCATCGGCGCGGACCAGCATAGCCACGTCGCCGCAGAGTGGGCTGGGAGGCCCTCGGCGGCAGCAGGCGTGTAGTGACCGTTCCTCCCTTGGTGTTTCACCTTCGCAGTAAACCCTTCAGGAGAAGATCATGAACAAGTACAAGACCCTGGCCGCGCTGGTTGCCACCGCGCTGCTGGCCACCGCCGGTGCCGCCTCGGCCCAGACCGCCGTCACCGGCGGCGGCGCCTCACTGCCGGCCGACCTGTACAAGGGCCAGGCCGACAGCATCCTGCCGGCCAACTTCAGCTACGCCGTGACCGGTTCGGGCACCGGCAAGAAGGCCTTCCTGGAAAACAACTCCAGCCTGTTCCAGGCCACCGGCACCGTGCATTTCGCCGGCAGCGACTCGGTGCTGAGCGGCACCGAGCTGAGCACCTACAACAGCACCTACAACGTGTCCGGCGATGCCAACCGCTATGGCGCACTGGTGCAGATCCCGTCGGTCGCCACCTCGGTCACCATTCCGTTCAACAAGGCCGGTTCGGCGGTTGACCTGTCGGTCACCCAGATCTGCGGCATCTTCTCCGGCAAGATCAACAACTGGAGCCAGCTGGCGGGCCTGGGCCGTACCGGCGCCATCCAGGTTGTCTACCGCGGCGAAAGCAGCGGCACCAGCGAACTGCTGAGCCGCTTCCTGACCAGCGCCTGCCAGCCGGCTGACGTGTCGGGCACCAACCTGAAGCTGACCAACGGCGTGCCGGCATTCTCGGTACAGTCGACCTTCGCCAACCTGTTCACCACCGTGCCGTCGAACTTCATCGCCGCACCGGCCACCGGTGGCACCTCGCTGTACAACGCCGTCTATGCCGTTGACGGCCGCGTCGGCTACGTCGGTCCGGACGTGATCCCGAGCCTGACCGATGCCACCAAGATCGCCAAGGTCAAGGGCTTCTCGCCGGATGAAGTGAGCGTGCAGGCCACGCTGGAAACCGCTGCGCCGCCGACCGGTGCCGCTGCCGAGAACCCGGCGAACTGGGTGCCGGTGTTCGGCAACCCGAACGCGGGTTATCCGATTGCCGGTTACACCAACTTCGTGTTCGGCCAGTGCTACAAGAACGGCACTGTGGGCGCCAACGTGCGTGCCTTCCTGGCCCGTCACTACGGCAGCGTCGTCGATGCCAACGGCGTCGAGAAGGGCCCGAATGACGACGCGATCCGCGCGCACAAGTTCATTCCGCTGACCAAGGCCTGGCGTGATGCCGTCCGTACGCGCTTCGCCACCGCCAGCAATGCCGGTGCGGTGAACAATCCGAGCACCTGCTCGGGCATCGGTCGTCCGCTGTAACTGCAATTGCTTTTGTAGTTGCAGGAGATGCAGAAGGGCGCCGGCAGCAATGCCGGCGCCTTCTGCGTATGTCCGCCGCATGACAGTGATGGGCATGTCGCCTTCACGCCGCCACCACCGTCTATGAGGTGCAGGGCGTGCCTGGCGCAGGCCCATCCGTATACGCCGCCGCCGACGCGGCCCATCAGGTTGACGAGGTCCCCGATGTCGCACCCGCATTCGCCCACCGCCCGCTTCCCTGCTGCCCTGTGGCGCAGCCACCCGATGGCCTGGGCCGTTGCCGTGGCCCTGGGCAGCGTGGTGGCCCCGGCCAGCCAGGCCCAGCAGGCGTTCAGCCCCGGCTGGTTCGCCGAACGCGGTGCGGCGCAGGGCGCGGCGGCACAGAGCGGGCGCATGCCCAATGGCGTGCCGATCCAGTTCCAGCTGCCCGCGCAGCAGCAGGATGCGGCGCGGCAGAAGCTGCAGCAGTCCATTGACAACCTCGGCACGGCCGCGCAGGCCATTGCCCTGCAGCAGCGCCTGCAGGAGCAGGCACGGCAGACGCGCCGCGAGGCGGGCTTCGTAGTGGCCGATGGCCTGGGCAAGGATGGCCTGAAGGTTGACGAGAATCCGTTGACGCGTGGCTGGATCAATGCCCGCGAAGCGATCCAGTCGCAGGCGGCCGACGGGCGAGTGCTGGTCAACATCGAGCAGACCGCCGATCAGGCGATCCTGAACTGGGAAACCTTCAACATTGGTGGCAACACCACGCTGAATTTCCTGCAGAACGCCGATTGGGCCGTGCTGAACCGGGTCAACGATCCCGCCGCACGGCCCAGCCAGATCCTTGGCCAGCTGAAGGCCAATGGCACTGTGTTCGTTGCCAACCGCAATGGCGTGGTGTTCGGCAACAACAGCCAGGTCAATGTCCGCAACCTGGTGGCGGCGGCGGCACGCATCAGCGACGCGCAGTTCCGTGAGCAGGGTCTGTACAGTGCCGACGCGAACACCTCGGCGATGACCGACGCCCTGGGCAAGGTCATGGTCGAACGCGGTGCACGCATCACCACCCACGAACCCACCACGGCAACGCGGGGCGGTGGCTACGTGCTGCTGGCCGGCCACAGCGTGGAGAACGCGGGCCAGATCGAGACGCGCAAAGGCCAGACCCAGCTTGCCGCCGGCGACAGTTTCGTGATCCGCCGTGGCGCGGGCACGGCGCAGAACACTGCATCGACCACCCGTGGCAACGAGATCGCGCCGCGCTTCGTCGCCGACAGCACGGCCGGCAGCGTTCGCAACAGCGGTCTGATCCAGGCCCGCGAGGGCGACATCACGCTGGCCGGTCGCACGGTGGAACAGGCCGGCGTTGCGGTTGCCACCACCACGCTGAATCAGCGCGGCACCGTACACCTGCTGAACTCGGCGTCCGATGCGGCGGGCCGCGTGACCCTGGCTTCCGGTTCGACTACGGCCGTGCTGCTGGAAGACGATGGCAAGAGCACGGCGCTGGACAGCCAGCGCGATGCCCTCATCAAGGAGTCGGCCGAGCAGGACAAACTTCGCGGTGCCAGCAACAGTGGCACCTTCGACAATCTCTCGCGCCTGCAGGACCGCCGCGAGCAATCCCGCATCGAAGTCGTCTCCGGCGGCGATGTGGACTTCCAGGCCGGCTCGCTGGCAGTGGCCACCGGCGGCCAGGTGATCGCCGACGCCGGCCGCCGCAGCTATCTGGATGATGGCGCACGCGTGGACGTCTCCGGTGCGGTGGGCGTGCAGGTGGCGATGGAAAGCAACAACGTCAAGGTGAAGGTGCAGGGCAACGAGCTGCGCGATTCGCCCGACAACCGTGACAGCGGCAAGCTGATCAGCAGCGAGGTGTGGATCGACCGCCGCCAGTTGACCGAAGTCGCCGCCGGTACCGGTGGCTATGAAGGCACGCGCTGGTATGCCGGTGGCGGCCTGCTGGAAGTGGGTGGGTACCTGGACAATCAGGGGCATTCGATCAGCGAATGGGCGGCGCAGGGCGGCACCGTCCAGCTGGCAGGCAAGGAAGTGGTCAGCCACGCCGGTTCACGCATCAATCTGGCCGGTGGCAGCCTGGACGTGCAGTCCGGTGTGGTGCAGCAGAGCTGGCTGCGTGGCCGTAATGGCCAGTTGTACCGCCTTGACGATGCACCGGCGGAGATGCTGTACGACGGTCTGTACCAGGGCTACGAACTGAAGCAGGAGCGCTGGGGCGTCACCGAATCCTTCCGCAACCCGCTGGTCGCCCCCGGTCAACGCTTCGACAATGGGTACACCGTGGGACGCGATGCTGGCCGCTTGCTGATCTCGGCGCCGACAGCGGTGCTGCAGGGCCAGGTGGACACGGCGGCCTTCCAGGGCCTGCAGCAGACGCGCCGCCCCGACCCGGTGCAGGACGGGTACGCGCAGGCGCAGACGGCCGTGGCCCGCAACGCCCAGCTGTGGCTCGGGCGCTTCGACAACACCGGTCGCAGTGCGGTGTTCGATTCGAATGTCCGCATCGGAGAGATCCAGGCCGACGCCCGGCCGTGGACACTGCAGGCGCCGATCGCGGAAGCACAGCGCAATACGGTGTGGCTGGACAGTGAGGTGCTGAGCGCCCAGCGCTGGGGGCAGGTGGACCTCGCTTCGGCGGGCCGTATCGACCTTGATAGCACGCTCAGGTTGCAGGAAGGCGGCCGGCTGGGACTCACCGCAAGCCGCGTCAGCTTCGGTGGAACGGTGCAGATTGCCGGTGGGCAGGTGGACGCCGGCAACCTGCTTGCGGCGCTTGGCGGGCCCACGGCGCTGCTGAGGTCCGGGCGCGGCGCGGTGGACGTTGCGGCGGGCGCGCGGATTGATCTTGGCGGTGGCTGGAGCAACGCGCTTGCAGCGCCGGAGGGCGGTCCGGCACAGGCGTGGATCGACGGCGGACAGGTGCGCTTCAACAGCAGCCACGACATCGGTGTGGGCGAGGGAGCGACGATTCTGGTCGATGCCGGCGGCGCGATCGATGCCAACGGCAAGGGGCGCGTCGGCAAGGGCGGCAGCGTCAGTCTGCTCGCGGCCAGCACCGAGGTCGCCACCGACGGCAGCGGCCGGCTGCGCTTCGGCCAGGGCGCGCGCTTCAGCGCGCTCGGTAATGGCAGCGGCAACTTCACGTTGGCAACCGGCGGTGCGGTGTCCATCGGCGCGGCTGGCACGGATGCATCGGCAGCCTCGCTGCGATTGCAGGCAGCGCTGTTCAACAGCGGCTTCGCCGGCTATGACATCGCCGGTCACAACGGGTTGACGGTTGAACAGGGCACCCAGCTGCAGGTGGAGCGACCTGGGCTGCGCCTGGCCGACGGCGCAGCGCAGGCCCTGGCCCGCGAGCAGGGCGTGCAGGCCTGGACGCCATCGCTGTACGAGGCCGATCCGAGCAGTGGTCGCGTATCGCAGCGCGGCGGCGCGAGCCTGACACTGCGCGCCGGGCATCTGCTGTCCACGGCCGACCTGCGCGTTGGCAAGGGGGCCGGGATCGAGGTCGACCCGGGCCAGTCGATCGAACTGTTCAGCGCCGGCAACCTGAGTGTGGCCGGCCGTCTGAAGGCGGCCGGCGGCCGCATCCGCCTGGATGAGGCATTTGATCCATCCGGTGTACGTGGTGATGCGCGCCGCGAGCGCCAGTGGACGATCGCCGACGGCGCACTGTTGGACGTGAGTGGCGATACCGTTTCGCTGGCCGACGCGCGCGGGACGTTGCGCGGGCAGGTGCGCAAGGGCGGAACGATCGAGATCGGGGGCGCGCTGGACTGGGAAGACCAGGACAACGTACGCCACCTGCCGCCCGATACCTTCGTGGTGGTGGAGCGTGGGGCGCGGCTGGATGCGTCCGGTGCCTCGGCGATGCTCGACATCGATGGCAGCGGGCGCACCCGCGTGGACAGCGACGGCGGCAGCATCGTGCTGCGCACCGGCAATGCCCTGTACCTGCAGGGTGAACTGGACGCAGCGGCCGGCGGCGACGGCGCGCGCGGCGGCACCCTGGGGGTTGCCTTCGGTGGCGGCACCTACGGCAGGACGGCAAACGGCAAGGACGTGCTGGCACCGCGGGTGATCTCACTGACCCAGCACGCCGCGCAGACGGCGGACCTGCCTGCACGCTTTGAATACGGCCATGCGGCACTGTCGGTGGAGCAGATCGAGGCCGGTGGTTTCGATCATCTGGCCCTGTTCGGTGACATCCGTGCGCAGGGGGATGTCAATCTGCGCATGGACCAGAGCCTGCGCATCCAGGGCTTGAATGAGCGTTACCTCGGCTTCGTCCCGGGTGGCAGCGAGGGCGGCCGCCTGCAACTGGCCGCGCCGTATGTCCGCCTTGCGCAGGGCCGCTGGTGGCAACCGGCCGGCGAAGGCACGTTGCGCCCGCTGGAGGCGCCCCTCGACTCCGGCCGGCAGCATCGCCTGGAGGTGGGCGCCGATCTGATCGACCTGCGCGATGTGACCTGGCTGGCGGGCTTCGATCAGGTCGCGCTGCGCAGCAGCGGTGACATCCGCATGCTGGCCCCGGTCGCCAGCAGTTCACTGGTCTCCACGCTGGCAAGCCCGGGTTCGATCGACATCAGCGCCGCACGCCTGTACCCGGCGGCCCGGGCCAAGGGACGCATCGTGGCCGGCGTGCCCGACATCGGTCCTTCGGGCGAGCCGTTCTGGCAGAACCCCGACGCCGTGCTGCGCATCCATGGCGTTGCAGGCGGCGCGCAACCGGCACCGGACTCTGCGTTCGGAAGCCTGGAGCTGGTGGCGGCGACGGTGGTGCAGGGCGGCAATGTGCAGGCACCGTGGGGCCGTGTGCAGCTCGGTGGCCGGCAGTTCAACGCCAATGTGGCCGGCCGCGTCGACCTGCTTGCAGGCAGCGTGACGTCGGTGAGCGGAGCGGGCCTGCAGCTTCCGTTTGGCGGCACCGTCGATGGTGTGGGCTGGCGCCGCAATGGTGCCGACTTCGATGTGCTGGGCCCCGGCTCGACCAACATCCCGATCGGTATCGACATCGTGGCCAACGCCTTCAATGGCGTGGCGGGCAGCGTGCTGGACGTGTCCGGCGGCGGCGAGCTGTCCGGTGCCGCATTCGTGGCCGGGCGAGGCGGTTCGGTGGACATCCTGCGGCACGCGCTGGCGGACGCGAACCCGCGCTACCGCTTCAGCGGCAGTGACAATGCGGTCTACGCGATCATGCCGGGACGCTCGGGCACGCAGGCGCCGCAGGCGATCGCTGACAGCAGCGCCGATCCGCGCGTTGGCCAGCAGATTGTCATTCCTGCCGGGGTTCCCGGCCTCCCGGCGGGAACCTACACGCTGCTGCCGGCCAGCTACGCACTGCAGAAGGGCGCGTTCCGCGTCGAAGTCGGGGCTGAGAGCGCCGTTGGCAGCCGCCAGCCCGTGGCCACCGGCACCGGCTCCTGGCGCGTCAGTGGACACCAGGCGCAGAGCCTGGGTGGTGCAGTCTCATCGCTGCTCACCGATCTGGTGCTGACGCCGGCGGATGTGGTGCGCCGCCATGCCAGCTACAACGAGACGCCCTACAGCGCGTTCGTACAGGGCGTGGCCGAGCGGCGTGGTGAAGCGCTGCGCTGGCGGCCAACGGACGCGGGCAACCTCAATCTGGTGCTGGGCGATGGCGCCGGACGTTCCAGCGTGCCGGCCGCGATCTTCCAGGGCGTGTCACGCTTCAACGCCGGCAGCAATGACGGACGGGGCGGCACCCTTTTGGTCAATCTGCTCGCTTCCAATGAGGCGTTGCTGGAGATTGCCACCCAGCGCGCTAGTGCCGGCAGCGGCAGCGGCGCCACCCTCTTCGATTCGGCGCTCAATGCGTTCCGCCCGGAAACGATGCTGATCGGCGGCGTGCTGCGGCGTGACGCGACGACTTATTCGCTGGAGGGCAGCGCGCAGCACATCGTGGTGCGCAACGGCGTCAACCTGACGGCGCAGGAAGTGCTGCTGTCGGCCGCGTTCGGGGGCAAGGGAATCCTGGTCGAGCAGGGTGCTTCGATCGATACCTTGACCGCGGCCGATCCCTCGCGCGTGGTGCAGCCCACGGCGCCCTATCTGGTGTCGGGCGGCCTGCTTGCCGTGTCCAACCAGCGC
Proteins encoded in this region:
- the gspE gene encoding type II secretion system ATPase GspE, whose product is MSAPAPLPYAWVRSHGVMLAEAGGEAVLLGTAETAAWAVAELRRRHGPLPFQALDTATWQQRLGEQYRDGGDAAAVVGAAESEVDLDRLMQDMPEVTDLLDAQDDAPVIRMINALLAQAARDGASDLHIEPFETHSVVRYRVDGTLRDMVQPRRALHAALVSRIKIMAHLDIAEKRLPQDGRIAIRVGGRPLDIRVSTVPTGHGERAVLRLLEKDAGRLQLQRLGMADDTLATFTGLIRQPHGIVLVTGPTGSGKTTSLYAALGQLDSSTSNILTVEDPVEYDFAGIGQIQVNARIGMSFGAALRAILRQDPDTIMIGEIRDLETAQIAVQSSLTGHGVLASLHTNDAISAVTRLADMGVEPFLLASSLRGVLAQRLVRRLCVQCRRAEVDDEGRTVWRAVGCSACANSGYRGRTGIHELFVVDERVRALIHEGQGEPALREAARRAGMRNLREDGQRWVDSGVTTLEEILRVTGDG
- the gspF gene encoding type II secretion system inner membrane protein GspF, producing MALFDYQAANAQGRIEKGQLDADSPRGARQLLRGRGLTPVQVSAARGAGAGWGARRLSASELAWATRQLASLLAASLPLEAALSAVIEQAERPHVSQALTAVRADVRAGQRLTVALAARPRDFPPIYRALVGAGEDSGDLARVMERLADYIEERNALQAKVLTAFIYPAAISLVSVAIVIFLLSYVVPQVVTAFVQARQTLPMLTQVMLAASAFVRSWGVWMGLGLAALVVAWRLALRRPELRLRWDALLLRVPMIGRFVLGVNSARFASTLAILLDAGVPLLRALEAARQTLGNALLARCADDVSARVREGAALGAALKVQKVYPPILVHLVASGEKTGALASLLDRAAQTISREIERRAMALTALLEPTMILVMGGVVLTIVLAVLMPIMEMNQLVQ
- a CDS encoding substrate-binding domain-containing protein, whose amino-acid sequence is MNKYKTLAALVATALLATAGAASAQTAVTGGGASLPADLYKGQADSILPANFSYAVTGSGTGKKAFLENNSSLFQATGTVHFAGSDSVLSGTELSTYNSTYNVSGDANRYGALVQIPSVATSVTIPFNKAGSAVDLSVTQICGIFSGKINNWSQLAGLGRTGAIQVVYRGESSGTSELLSRFLTSACQPADVSGTNLKLTNGVPAFSVQSTFANLFTTVPSNFIAAPATGGTSLYNAVYAVDGRVGYVGPDVIPSLTDATKIAKVKGFSPDEVSVQATLETAAPPTGAAAENPANWVPVFGNPNAGYPIAGYTNFVFGQCYKNGTVGANVRAFLARHYGSVVDANGVEKGPNDDAIRAHKFIPLTKAWRDAVRTRFATASNAGAVNNPSTCSGIGRPL